Genomic DNA from Alosa alosa isolate M-15738 ecotype Scorff River chromosome 6, AALO_Geno_1.1, whole genome shotgun sequence:
caccgatattgtttaattttccgattgagatatacacgctctggctattctaaatgcaaaaattcatcagggagttatgacaaaacggtaatagaaagctgttagcttccctaagctacaggtaggattataaggtaggcctatttacaacataaattgtcaataggctatgctggcgacacaaataaaatctcctttggaaaccaatggcttacacgccttacagtatcaagcggacttaaactgtcatatcgcgggcttaaaagttgtaataacattcacgcagctccatgagtcaaggaaagcgcttgaatgaagtagccacttctaaatgggacccactacacagtagcttaaggtgtgttgctaaagcagccataatgaaattaaggtgtcattgtttggatacttcacacaccgcgtgcttttaatttcacaagactacaactaccaagctgtaatcaaagcacatcgattcccctctcacaccatgcacgcacttacaaacaaacaaaacaaaataaacaggcggctcagtctcacgcatgtataggcaaaactgtatcagaccggtgtaacgttggtaaatcttccattgcacagaatgattttgtagcacgtgcaataaatgacagtcgaaagacacaaacagtgctgctatcaatttgcttggtataaccgcatttatagttttctacaaatgcaatcaatgaaatgcctccatcactcaaccaacgctaacggtaacattacctaggtccttattgatattacaagattaatgtacctgcagtaaaaaccaagcatgtccgataaacatcctcagatttatttcggcttcaagaagaaatgggaattacacttcatgtgaacatcgtcctatccttattagatgtccgctgcggtaaattacagtccttctaggaagcgtccattgttttttccaacccacttttaacttccaacaaaattacgtctcactgcaacgatgcgccatctagtggacaaacgactacttatcgccaatactgaaaatgcagccatgatgatgatgatgaatatttattttggctttcttttaatcctactgaatttgtaattatgtataggccgttctaataccgatagtatgtgggtgcctgtgtgtgtgcatgtgtatatgtgtgcaccgccatttacaggccaatgagtgtactaaatgtacacataacctaatttttttagtcccccccatggatgaaattctacgaaacttggcatacccccagagaatgccaggtcaatcatacacataaaatttggtgcagttctgaacatcataactgaagataggggcaattaaagcagaataatattgcattttcattttttaccggggggtgggggtgcaaatcacaaatgagtgattatgagccaggttgatgtgggcccttgagaccaacataccataaaagattcttcatcctcagtgccacggttcaggtagttatttaggaaaaactgtttttttttttgttcgggggcccagcccggggctgtgggggtggtggtccccgggaccTAAATGAAATTTTCcgtaaaaagtctagtggggctacatacccaccaaatttcatgtaccccggtggttcggtgtcccgggtatcaatgaccaaaaattcagggagtagatgacgggaaaaattcttgaattgtgtgcatgtacaaatttatgtttatgtgtgtgggtgtgggtgtgtgtgtgtatgtgcgtgcttgtgtgtttgcctgcgtatgtgtgtttgtgcatgtgcatgcatgcgtacatatgtctactgtgtgagtaggtgtcatacgtatgattactgtaaatgtatgtgtgtgcgtgtgtatctgtttatgcacatgtgtgcacatggaatgggttaacatgacccctggaggcaaacatacggaaaaaattggtcatcctaggccctacagttcttaagatattcacagagaactgtgtctgccctaccctcctttcggggggtccagtccagcgggggctacagatcaaaacgaagaatgacggttctatgctatccatgtgggggtacatgcccaccaagttttgtgtaccccggtctttcagtgtcccgggaatccttgttggtgtacgtcactaaatgtacacataaattattttattgtaaggccccccatgaacgccgcttcgctgcgcggcggtcataactAACACCTCAAAACATGTAGCTTGGTATGACAAGTAAATAACAAACACCCCAAAACATGTAGCTTGGTATGACAAGTAAATAACTAACACCTCAAAACGTGtagaacacacagagagacgctAAGGATATATTTTACCGTATgtggtgtatgtatatgtgtgcacgaagcagtgtgtgtgtgtctgtttgtgtgtgtctgtttgtgtgtgtctgtttgtgtgtttcaagATGTGACATCGGCTCAGCTCCTCCATACCTGTCTGTTTCCGCCGGCCTTCACGATGGCCATGATGATGTTCTCTGTGGCCATAAAGGGCAGCTCATGACGAATGTGTCTCTCGATCACCTAACAAAGAAAGGGAGACGGGAATGAAGAAAGACCATTTAAACAATGCTCAACaatcttaatatatatatacacacagcacTTTTGAATAAACTCACAACTCTTGGTTATTGCTGTACCTTAGGATAGACCACCAGTCCTTCAGTAATGTTCTGAAGGGTGCTGAGGATGATGTCTGCCGTGAGGAAGGACTCAGGCAGTGAGATTCGCCTGTGACAGAGGAGAATGTCAGAGTGTCAAAGTACTCCTAAAAAGAAggatatttgtgtatgtttgtttgagtgagtgcaagtgtatgtatgcatttatatgtgtgtgccagttcatgtttgtgtgtgtgtgtgtgcgtctatgtACCTGTTGGCACTGTCATCCAGCGTTCTCTCCAGCCACTGAACAGCACAAGTCTGCAGAGGGTCAGACACTAGCGCCATCAGGTGGCGGGCCAAACTACAGCAACGCTCAGCACGCATTGGGTTCCTCTTATACGGCATTGCACTGGAGCCTGACAGAGACCGAATGAGTGAGTGACaagagtgacagacagacagacagacagacagaaacagagaaaagagaggttgGTAAGAAATGCATTAAGCAGAAGTGGAGTTGATTTTAAAAAGCCATGACCTGACATCACAACAATGAAACTCACCGATCTGCTCCTTCTCAAAAGGCTCCTCGATCTCTTTCAGGTTAGCCAGCAGACGAATATCAGTGCAGATCTATAGAGGCCAAAAAGCATAACATTCTACTTGAAAGTTTTGCATTATAACACAGGCATTATAACAATCCCTGTGTCATTTTGATGAAAATTCTCACTGTAGTTCCAGAGCCACATTCagagttttgtttttatttctaagATGGGatttaaagaaaaacaaattaagCCTTCTTGAATCAGTGTGTCTGTACACTCTACGGAACTGCCTTGTTTCCTCACTGTGAATGACTGTCTTGACAAAATGAGAAGCCCTctactactctactctactacaACTGCAAGACCCCCGAGAAGCCACAATAAGTATGTCCAGCTTACCTTGTGAATGGAAGCCCCCATACTGGCCAGCACAACAACAGAGTCTATGTCCACCTTGCGGCTATAGGTCTGCCCAGTCACCAGGTAGGCCCtgcaccaagacacacacatttggttAGATGACATCATTTCATGTTATCAGGAGAACGTGTATACCTAATATTCTCTTTGATGTAGGTGATGCTTGATGTAGGTGAATTATATCTTTATAATTATGGCTCATTTGCTTATGGTGTGGTTTCCATAATAGAATACTGAGAGTATTGGATTCAGAACTTATATTCATTATTAGTTTATGTCCTGATGTTTCTGTTATGTGTTCTTTTTCCACATATGAGatgactgttttatttcattctggtgttgtactgtccctgtgtacagtatatctgtgtgtgactatgtatttagagataaCGGGGAATATTATGGTTTTGCAGTGTTTTGCTGTTCTGCATGGGTGCATCccctgcgtcagtagctatctgctctggATTGGCAGGTTGACACTAGTCAAGTTTGATTCAGTGTGGTCCATGTAAGATGCGATGACCAACTCTATCTCccatcagcctggaaggatacttaaaccctaactatttccttagTTAGAGCAGTTGGTGGATCTTTATGcaaagtcatgctgtctctcctttgatgcgcatcatttaaaaaaaaaaaacctgatttCCTGATTTTCCCTACCATTGgcctgactgggtcttcatctgtggtatcaaatttactatcaatagatatctacaaatatacaaaacagctTGCTATATAAGCCGCATTGTGCATTGTGTAGGtctaatataaaaataattgtgaGATTGCTGatgaatatataaaaaaagctACAATTATACTCAGCTAGATGTAACTTTTCTTATTGTTCTACAAGTACTTACTTTTTAAAGCCAGCCATTTCTGTAACCATTCTGTCCAGATCCTCTACCTAAAAGTAGAATTTTAGATAAAATGTATTTGCTTCATATACAAGCAAATCTAAAGTTGAGCATTTACATTGCTAGATATACGTATGTGCAAGAGTACCATCCATAGTCACAGAACAAACACAATCAACAAAAGTCCTCACCTTGTCATGGTCCCCCTGAAAGAGCTGGAGGAAGCTGGCCTGGGTGCCCGTAGTGCCTTTGACCCCCCGGAAACGAATGTCATCGCGAGCGCGCTGAAGGTTCCGCATGTCCATGGTGAGATCCTGCAGCCAGAGGCACGCTCGCTTACCCACCGTGGTCAGCTGGGCAGGcctggaggagaaagagaagaaagacagGGATGACATGAGAAGTAGACCCATAAAGacgcagagaaagaaagagagagagagagagagagagagagagacttgacaAAATAGCACAGGAAAAATATACATATCCCTATAGCAGCCCTTTATAAACATACTTACTGGTAATGGGTGAAGCCCAGGGTGGGTAGATTGGCATACTTCTCTGAAAAGTTGGCAAGTCGATCAATAACACGAGCCAGCTGACACATGGAGATGGGAGATAATGTTaggtaaacaacaaacaactgTACTGCACTCAGCAAACAGCTGACGGCTAATGACAGATGTGCTTACCTTGGGGAGGAGGATGTCAAAGCCATCCCTAAGCATAATTAGGTCCTAAgagaaaaatgtaaacaaaacagaaaaatcatgttcatttattCATGTTTCCTGGCTTGCTTTGTCATTTagcactggttagcactctggacttgtaaccggagggttgtcggttcgagccctgaccagtgggccgcggctgaagtgcccttgagcaaggcacctaacccctcactgctccccgagcgccgccgttgtagcaggcagctcactgcgccgggattagtgtgtgcttcacctcactgtgtgctgtttgtgcttcactaattcactgattgggttaaatgcagagaccaaatttccctcacgggatcaaaaaagtatatatactatactatactatttaAAGAATTACAGACAGATCTAATCCAGTCTCTGTACTATTCCTGAGTTCTTCAATAGTTCTATTCCCGAGCTATCCGATAGTTCTATTCATGGAGTTCAAACTCCAGTGTGATTCTGTTACTGACCGTGTTGTCTCCGACGTAGCAGGAGGTGGCGCCCAGGTGGATGATGGGAGCAGCGGCTGGGCAGCAGTGGGCGAAGGTGTGCACGTGAGCCATGACGTCGTGACGGagcttcttctcctcctccgccGCCATGGCGAAGTCAATGTCGTTTGCGTGGCTCTCCATCTCTGCCACCTGGGCATCTGTGATAGGCAGGCCCAGAGCCTGCACgaaaagagggacagagagagagagagagagagggacagagagagagagagagagaatgaggggagGAGGATAAGAAAGGGAATGTAAAGATAGAAGAGAAAAAACGTTAAGGATGCAGGGGTATTGGAATATTTAAATGGGGAGTGGGGTGAGGAGAGCAGGGGatggggatgatgatgatgaccgcTCTGATGACCAAGctgacactcacacatgcattcacacaagGTTAGGACCTACTACTAAGTTCTGCACCACACGTAGGGCTAGCGTGTAGGGAGCAGTTAGGTTCTGTCTAggcttgtgtttttgtgttgtacGCTGCGGAAGGCATTAGTTTAGTTAACCCCTAGTTATTTAGAGCTTGGGGCTTTCCTGCCTCGTAACACCTTGCATCTGGCATACACTTTCTGGCCTACACTTGACTACTGAGTAGTCTTTTGAcataagtataaatatatatactcttttgataccgtgagggaaatttggtctctgcatttatcccaatccgtgaattagtgaaacacactcagcacacagtgaacacacagcacacactaatcccggcgcaatgagctgcctgcaacaacagcggcgcttggggaggagtgaggggttaggtgccttgctcaagggcacttcagccggggttactggtcggggttcgaaccggcaaccctccggttacaagtccgaagcgctaaccagtaggccacggctgccccatgatGTTACATATTGACTGTTATCTACATAACAAAAATTTGTATTTCAGTGTACAATTCTATGTAATGTTACAGGGATAAGTATTCTTGTAACAAGAATACTTAGGCTTACATTCAGCCTAGCAAATTAAGTGATACTGAATATGAGAATATGTGAATGTACACTACTTGAAGGCGGAAACAGGATCGAAACAAAAAGCTGTGATATGACGTCAGGTAGGTGGGAATGATATGAGTGCATGATAACATAATAAGAACATAATGTTGTTCACTCatcaaagagcagagagaggggagtttAAGAGATCACCAAACTCTCCAAGCCTCTCTTTCGGATCTTtaattcatcttttttttttccattcaaTTCTTAATAATCACATTCTGAAATTCTACTAGGACTAGGGACATAAGGTGAGAATATTTCTCAtgggtatttttttttaaacttttattTGAGACATTGCTGATAATCAAGAACGAGAGAGTTGCGAACAAGTTGTTTTAGTTTGATTTCATGAAGCTGATAACATCTCAACGTCACCACAATAGTGTACTTGTATGTATGGGGGAAATATGGCCATGTGAGAATGAACACCCAGCtgttatagcctataataatgtgTATGACTCATCATAATCAGTATCAATAAGTCTGTGTGCCTTGGCATTTTAGTTTGACCTTTGGTTAGCCTTAGccccaaaaaggttgagaacctctgctctaggcctaggccttatACACTTGATTGTCTGGGTTTCATCAGTAGGCCATTTATTTACTTCTAACAAGGGTTAGTTTCATCATGCCAAGGGACATATTTCCAAAGGGTAAAGTTCACCTCTCTAGGGTCACTCTCCAATTACCCTGACATTTAGTCTCACTATTTTaaaacagacatacagagagcTGCACATAGCATATAATCAAAAGccatgtgtctctttctctctcaaacagacacacaaatacataaacaattacatattcacattcattcattctctctcactcacgcaTTTCTGAAAAGGTACTGATAAGAGGAGTGACCTTTGATGAAATGAACCAGTGTCcctcagctcagatctgtgcagGACACTATGTAGCTTATTATACATCCCCCTCTACTAAAAGACAGGGTGAGGAGGATGGGCATGTGACTGGTGAACCCACACCAATTATTTCCTCGTGAGATAGCCTACTCAGTGTGTTGATGAATGGAAAAACACGTGGCTTTACTTAGGTTTGTTCATTCTTTTAATCAATGACAGTCATGTGTATTCCTGATAAGATAAATTAACAGTAAATGTGAAACAACTTTCATGTTGCTTAACTTTGTAAATTGTATCTGCATTAACACAGGACCTGTTCACCCAGTCAATGACGGTGGTGATGACCAAAATGCAACGTTTGGTTCTTTGAAATTGCACATAAAAACGAAAAGCCAGCCTGACACAAGGCGTATCTGAGCAGATCGACGCAACGCCTACCCTAACATGATTTGTTATTGTTGGTGGACCCTGTGAAATGTAACATTGTACTCTATCCAAATGTGCAAATGCCCGTGATTATGATGAAACTGCAGCATTAGCCTGCTGTATTCGTACTGTGCTACTCGTGCAAAAAAGGACCTCCTTTAAACTATATTTAGAAGATGGGAACTTGAGATGATTTGTTCAAGGTCGAAAACTTTGGACACTTTCCCCAATGATCGCAGACTGCATGACTCCCAATAAGACAAAATATAGCTCTACCTATAGCGCAAATAAGCTGATTATAGCCGCAGTAGACTAGAAAACGTTTAGACGAGTTCACAATCATAATATCATTAAGCATGCAAGCACAGGACCAAAGTAGGTTATCAAACCTTTTCAGCTTTGGCGAGGTAGATCCAGAGCTTCCTCCAGGTAGTGAATTTCTTCCTGTCACTGAAGTTATAAGCCATCTCCTTACTAGCATATCTTGACACCAGAGGCGACCGGTATTTCATAAACTCGTCTGAAGATGCATCCATGACTGCGAAGTTAAACAATATAAACCGTCAAAAATTGTGAACACAACACGCACTCCAGCCCAAGCCTGCTGCTCTCATCAGACAGTTTGAGCCTCCAGTCCCATGTCCAGTCCTCACATGGGTATGTGATTACGGCAGTTCAAGTGTAGCCTACTACGACATAAGGTCGTTTTTGCGTCAAAAATATCACTCAACGGCAGAAGGTCAATATGAAAGGGATAATCACAGATCAGTGGGGATAAtagtggtctgttcacagaaatgaatgcacaTGCACGGTCGacgttgtaaaacggccccgacgcgaagcggagcACTTTAATctggcccgccgagcatttagtttatcatagatccggcccgccacgcactttgATCCGGCCTGCCGAGCATTTAATTAGCGATAGACGACGTTGTgagtaactttaggctactgcaaacagacatgggcagtattttaattatatgtattttaattacttactaagtattttgtaatttgtattttgcaggattggaGCAAATttaatgtagtttgtaacaaaatactttgagggaTTGGGATTGTATTTAGAGTATTTCAAATACCTAGATACTTCTGtaatttttgtcattttttgtcTAATAAGCCAAAATTTCACCACTCAGTTAGATATACCTATAACCATGACAATATGCTTATCATAGTCTGGGAGTCAAAGGCCAGAATCTTGGTgaacctggttttgtcggttaaagttttttttttgttgcctaGGGGTTACTCCATAAGAATAGGGTGGGTGCCCAATGATATACCTTAAGCAATTCCCTATATTCAGCTAAAAGGAAAGTCAAATGAGGGAGCCAAAATGGTCAACATGGGTTGTAAACCCAATTTTTTGTTTGTGCCGCAAATTGTATGTCACCATGTAGACAACTTAAAAGCATTAtgtctgtcttttctgtttCATCATCTCCTTAGAACattaaaagttgaaaaaaacttcaggagcttgaattgtcaggtgtgtcAAAACGATACAGATAAGATACTGGGGGAGAACATTAGGACATGGACtagatgacctctgaccccatgaccttgagtaCTGTACCTAATAGCTGATGTTCCCTCTCACTACAAGACAGTATTAAAACCACTTAAtggatttgacatgaggatTTATGCCAGGGATAACTTCCGTCAAGGTATGCAGAAATAATGAAGGAGACGGACGCAAAGACCTCCCCGATGCGAAAAGAGTTTTCTCCACCGAGTtaattaattctgtatatcggGACACCTTACAGGAAGTTATTCTGTAATTCTGTATTCTGACATTTTTCACaccagtattttgtattttattttgttacattttatgagccagtatttttaatttgtaacaaaatagtttttgatgtaggcctatttgtgcccacctctgactgcaaactgctttacactcttcttagagagtgattacaatgtcaatgtcaaaacagcttgttacatcgagatacatagtaTCTCTTCTGCAGCAGATTTAACTACGTTATGCTATGGGAATGCATTTGAGCCCGtatgcacgagagggagagagcgcggcaggttccagctggcttgacattgttgataattgataggcctacctatttaaataagaaacttttaaaaggaaatcccactactgaccacttataaactgtgagagggcacaaGCCATAGGCGCACTAGCcgtaggctatatttgagtGGAGCTGGCAAGAATCTTacagtgacagtgcaccatttacaaatgaattaaacaagatcaaattaacagtatttcttaataaattaattttctacaacaaaattactttgtcatttaaatgatgtaaaactatatatacagtatattacacacattattttttgttgtgtggcccgcaggccaattttcaaaacccatgATGTGGGCCTTGAgtcaaaaagtttggacacccctggtttacagtatcaaaggctgcaggtatataattaatactgatgactgagcagactCCTGAtttgaggtgctgctgtttacgGGTTTGAGTCcgggtgtgtgcagggctgagccaCGCAGGTTAAACAGTAACAGTAAATGTAAATAGGTTAcattagctactctcaatgcttcagtcacagagcaatttcagtagaatgaccactcttgaaaccagactgcaaaCGGTCTAGCAGTTTGTTCTGATACAGGAAGTCATAAACTTGCTTGAAGAACACTTCGTCCAAAGccaacaagaaaggaagaagggagacaggtctgCAGTTCTTTAACAATTGTATGaagtgtacttttttttttagcaaagaCATAACCCTTGCCTGTTTAAAAGAAgaaggaactattccagaactgagtgtAGTAGACTGCAGAAGAATAGACGGGACAGGATCCAAAGGGCATGTTGTTGGATGACTTTGCTGAAGCAGTAGAGAAACCTcttcaagaggagagaaagagtccaacAAGTCACAAGGCAAAGCTCTCCTAATGGGCtcatcaaactgagcacttatcctgttgtgtttgcggcacaaaactagtaaacataaaACGAATGCAACTTTCTGTGAAAATGTTGCAAGGTcatctgctgacagtgaagtagctgatggcagtggtggaggattgagaagaggCTTGAAAGTTGAAAAAAGTTTTCTACTGTCAGTTGTGCTCTCAATCTTGCTCTGAATGTAttttttgcaagtgtaacagtgaatgaaaaagatgatagcaaagactggtagttaagatcatttccatctctggatTTACGTCATTTTCTCTCAGCAGCTCTAAGTAT
This window encodes:
- the adsl gene encoding adenylosuccinate lyase yields the protein MDASSDEFMKYRSPLVSRYASKEMAYNFSDRKKFTTWRKLWIYLAKAEKALGLPITDAQVAEMESHANDIDFAMAAEEEKKLRHDVMAHVHTFAHCCPAAAPIIHLGATSCYVGDNTDLIMLRDGFDILLPKLARVIDRLANFSEKYANLPTLGFTHYQPAQLTTVGKRACLWLQDLTMDMRNLQRARDDIRFRGVKGTTGTQASFLQLFQGDHDKVEDLDRMVTEMAGFKKAYLVTGQTYSRKVDIDSVVVLASMGASIHKICTDIRLLANLKEIEEPFEKEQIGSSAMPYKRNPMRAERCCSLARHLMALVSDPLQTCAVQWLERTLDDSANRRISLPESFLTADIILSTLQNITEGLVVYPKVIERHIRHELPFMATENIIMAIVKAGGNRQDCHEKIRVLSQQAAAVVKQEGGDNDLLARVKADPYFAPILGQLDALLDPKTFIGRAPQQVTRFLAEEVHPILEPYKSKMDVKIELEL